The genomic stretch GCGTCGTTGACGTGAGCCAGCCGCATGCCCTGCTCGGAGAGCAGCGTCGGGACGGGTGAGCGTTCGGTGAGGGTGGCGAAGCGCCGCTCGTGGGCGTCGGCGGTCGCCCGCAGCGCCCGTTCCTGCTCGTTCGAGGTCGCCGCCAGCCGCAGCGTCCAGCGCCGGCCGCCGGGCGCCGGGACGGCGGAGACCGAGCACTCCAGCGACTCGCCGCTGGCGCAGCGCACCGGCAGGGTCATCACGACGGCGCGCTCGCGGCGCAGCAGCAGACGCAGCTCCCCGCCCTGCAGCGCGGGCAGCAGCTGGTCGACCGGGAGGGCCCGCAGGTCCTCCTGCGCGTAGCCGAGGACCGCGACGGCCTTCTCGTTGCTCCAGCCCACCCGCGCGACCCTGCCGGCGCGCTCCACGACCAGGATGGCGCTGGAGGAGCTGACCGACACGCCGTGGAAGACCGCCGCGACCACCTCCGGCGAGGGCTGCTCGCCCACCACCGGTGCTCTGGCTGCCACGACGTCCCCCGATCTGCTCCGGACCCGGTACCGCGCCCTGACCTCACCCTCGTCCTCCGGCCACCGGCTCTCCAGCCGATCCGGGTCCGGTTCCCCCCTTCGGGCGGGGTGGCCCGGCGCCCGCGCACGGGCGGTCACCGCCCCCGGACCCGCGACCGGGCGCCCGGAGGACCCGCGGTTACCGGCCGGTAGCCGGTGTGGGATGTTGGGACCCACGTCACAGACGGCAGAGTCGCCGTCGGGAAGGGGGCCCCATGCGCTTGCACCTGTCACCGGAGGACGCGGCCTTCCGCGACCAGCTGCGCACCTTCTTCACCACCTCGGTGCCGCAGTCGATCCGGGACGCGGTCGCGGCCCACCGGGAGCTGACCAGGGAACAGTTCGTCGAGGCCCAGCAGGTCCTCAACGCGGCCGGCCTCGCCGTGCCGCACTGGCCGGTCGAGTGGGGCGGCCGGGACTGGACCCCGCTGCAGCGCCACATCTGGCGCGAGGAGATGCAGCTGGCCGGCGTGCCGGAGCCGCTCGCCTTCAACACCAGCATGATCGGCCCGGTCATCGCGACCTTCGGCTCGCAGGAGCAGAAGGAGCGCTTCCTGCCCGCCACGGCGAACCTGGACATCTGGTGGTGCCAGGGCTTCTCCGAACCCGACGCGGGCTCCGACCTCGCCTCGCTGCGCACCACCGCCGTCCGCGACGGCGACGACTGGGTGGTCAACGGGCAGAAGACCTGGACGACGCTGGGCCAGCACGCCGACTGGATCTTCTGCCTGGTCCGCACCGACCCGACGGCGGAGAAGAAGCAGCGCGGCATCTCGCTGCTGCTGTTCCCGATGGACACCCCGGGGGTCACCCTGCGGCCGATCGAGCTGCTGGACGGCGGGTTCGAGGTCAACGAGGTCTTCTTCTCCGACGTCCGGGTGCCGCACGAGCTCCTCGTCGGTGAGGAGAACCGGGGCTGGGACTACGCCAAGTTCCTGCTCGGCAACGAGCGGGTCGGCATCGCCCGGATCGGGTCGACCAAGCGGATGCTCGCCGAGGCCAAGGAGCACGCCCGGCAGATCACCGTCGCCGGTGCACCACTGGCGGAGGACCCGTACCTGCGGGCCCGGATCGCCGAGCTGGAGAACGAGCTGCTCGCCCTGGAGCTGACCGCGCTGCGCGTGGTCGCCAACTCCGCCGACGGCAAGCCGCACCCGGCGTCCTCGGTGCTCAAGCTGCGCGGCTCGGAGCTGCAGCAGGCGGCCACCGAGCTGCTGGTCGACGTCGCCGGCCCGCTGTCGGTGGCCTCCTTCGCCGCCGACGGCTCCGACGTGCCGGAGTGGGCGCAGGTGGCCACCCCGTCGTACCTGAACTACCGCAAGGTCTCCATCTACGGGGGCTCCAACGAGGTGCAGCGCACCATCATCGCCGGCTCGATCCTGGGGTTGTGAGGTCACCGTGGAGTTCAGCTACGACGACGAGCAGAACGGTCTGCGCGAGGCGGTGCGCGGGCTGCTGGAGCGCGCCTACGGCGACAGCGAGCAGCGACGCTCGGTGGTCGCCACCGAGCCCGGCTTCGACGAGAAGACCTGGAGCCGGCTGGCCGAGATGGGGGTCCTCGGGCTCCCGTTCGCCGAGGCCGACGGCGGGATGGGCGCCGGCCCGGTGGAGGTGTCGGTCGTCGCCGAGGAGATCGGCCGGGTGCTCGCGCCCGAGCCGTTCGTGGAGGCGGTCGTCCTCGCCGGTGGCCTGGTCGCGGACCTGGGCACCGACGCCCAGCGCACCGAGGTGCTCGGCGGGCTCGCCGAGGGCGTCCTGGTGCCGACCTTCGCGCACGCCGAGATCGGCACCCGCTGGGAGCCGGTCGCCCGGTCGGTGACCGCGACCCGGGACGGCGACGGCTGGACGCTGACCGGCGTCAAGGAGCCGGTGCCGAACGGTGCCCGCGCCGACGTGCTCGTGGTCAGCGCGGTGACCGAGGGGGCCACCCGGCTCTTCCTGGTGCCGGGCGACGCTGCGGGCCTGACCCGTACCGGACACCGCAACCACGACGGCACCCGGTCGGCCCGGGTCGAGTTCGCCGACACCCCCGCCCAGTTGCTCGGCGAGGACACCGGGGACCGGACCGCGACCATCGAGAAGGCGCAGGCCCGGGCCCGGGTGGCCTACGGGCACGAAGCGCTGGGCGCGATGGAGACGGCGCTGACCACGACCGCGGAGTACCTCAAGGCGCGCAAGCAGTTCGGCGTCCCGCTGAGCAGGTTCCAGGCGCTCACCTTCCGCGCGGCCGACATGTACGTCGCCCTGGAGCTGGCCCGCAGCACGGTCATGTGGGCGACGCTGGTGGTCGACGCCGACGGCGACGTGGTCGCCGCCGCCGACCGGGCCCGGCTGCAGGTCAGCCGGGCCGGCCGGCACATCGGCAAGGAGGCGATCCAGCTGCACGGCGGGATCGGGGTGACCGCGGAGTACTCCGTCGGCCACTACACCTCCCGGCTCACCGCCCTGGACCACCTGCTCGGCGACGGCGACTGGGCGCTGTCCCGGCTCGCCGCGTCGGTCGACGCCCACCCGACGGTCGACCCGCTGGCCTGAGCCGCCGACGGACCTGCCGGCCCCGCTCCCCCGGCCGGCAGGTCCACGGCCGGTGGGCCGGCCAGCAGCACCGGCGTCGTCGCCTGGCGGGCCACCTGCTCCGCCACGCTGCCCAGCACCCGCCGGGACAGCCCCCGCCCACGGCGGCCGAGCATCAGCAGGTCGGCGCCCTCGGCCCGGGCGACGTCGACCAGCACCTGGCTCGGCCGGCCACAGCCGATCTCCAGCACCGGATCGGCGTCGGCCCCCAGCCAGCGGGCCCGCTCGGCCAGCAGGTCGTCCGCCGCGGCGCGGACCTCGGCGTCGTCGAACTCGGCGACGTCGGGGTCGACGACGGTGACCAGCACGAAGCGCGTCCCGGACCCGCCCAGCAGCCGGGCGGCGTCCCGCACCGCCTGGTCGGACTCCGCCGACCCGTCCACCGCGACGACGACGGTGCGCGCCACGCCGCCGGGGTCCGGGTCGTCCCCCCGGGCCGTGCGGCGGTCGAGCACGACGACGCCGTGCCGCCCGCGTTCCGCGGCGATCGGCAGGAAGAGCGGCCCGAGGACCACGCCCGGCAGCCACCACCGTGCGGTGCGGTGGCCCTGCCGGCCGAGCAGCACGACGACCGCGGTGACGCCGGCGGAGACCCAGACGGCGAGGACGACGAGCACCCAGAGGAAGGTCGACATCCCTCCACGGTCCCGGCCCGGCCGAGGGTGCGGGGGTGCGAGAGGTCCTCCGCCTGAGGGACCTCCGTCCCGGCTCGAGCGGCAGCCCCGAGCGGGAATGCACCGGGGGGCGGTACGGTTCCACCGGCCAGTAGTTGCACTCTCAACCAGTGCGGCTCAGACGAGAGGGGCACGCCATGCAGTTCGGGGTCTTCACGGTCGGCGACGTCACGCCCGACCCGACGACGGGTCGCACGCCGACCGAGGCCGAGCGGGTGAAGTCGCTGATCGCGATCGCGCTGAAGGCCGAGGAGGTGGGCCTCGACGTGTTCGCCCAGGGCCAGCACCACAACCCGCCCTTCGTCGTCTCCTCCCCCACCACCACGCTGGGCTACATCGCGGCGAAGACCGAGAAGCTCGTGCTGTCGACGTCCACGACGCTGATCACCACCACCGACCCGGTGAAGATCGCCGAGGACTTCGCCACCCTGCAGCACGTCGCCGACGGCCGCGTCGACCTGATGATGGGCCGGGGCAACACCGGTCCGGTCTACCCGTGGTTCGGCAAGGACATCCGCGACGGCATCCCGCTGGCGGTGGAGAACTACCAGCTGCTGCGCCGGCTGTGGCGCGAGGACGTGGTGAACTGGGAGGGCCGGTTCCGCACCCCGTTGCAGGGCTTCACCTCGACCCCCCGCCCGCTGGACGGCGTCCCGCCGTTCGTCTGGCACGGGTCCATCCGCAGCCCGCAGATCGCCGAGCAGGCCGCGTTCTACGGCGACGGCTTCTTCCACAACCACATCTTCTGGCCGGCCGAGCACACCCAGCGGATGGTCGAGTTCTACCGCCGCCGCTTCGAGCACTACGGCCACGGCAGCGCCGACCAGGCGATCGTCGGGCTCGGTGGTCAGGTGTTCATGCGGAAGAACAGCCAGGACGCGGTCGCCGAGTTCCGCCCGTACTTCGACAAGGCCCCGGTCTACGGCGGTGGCCCGTCGCTGGAGGAGTTCAGCAGCCAGACCCCGCTCACCGTCGGCTCCCCCGAGCAGGTGATCGAGCGGACCCTGGGCTTCCGCGACTACGTCGGTGACTACCAGCGCCAGCTGTTCCTCATCGACCACGCGGGGCTGCCGCTGAAGACGGTGCTCGAGCAGCTGGACATCCTGGGCGAGGAGGTCGTGCCGGTGCTCCGGAAGGAGTTCGCCGCGCTCAAGCCGGCGCACGTGCCCGACGCGCCCACCCACGCCAGCCTGGTCGCCGCCGCCGGCGGGGCGCGGATGAGCACCGGGTCCGACACCACCGTGCACGCCACGGACGACGTCACCGGGCGGACGGTCGAGGCAGGAGCCCAGGCATGACCACCCGCACCGGCACCACGAGGACCCTCGCGGTGGTCAGCGCCGGGTTGAGCACCCCCAGCTCGACCCGGCTGCTGGCCGACCGGCTCGCCACCGCCACGGTGGCGGCGCTGCGCGAGCGCGGCGACGACGCCACCGTCGAGGTCGTCGAGCTGCGCGGGCACGCCCGCGACCTGGCCGACCACCTGACCACCGGCTTCGCCAACGCCGAGCTGCAGGCGACGATCGACACCGTCACCGGCGCCGACGGGCTGATCGCGGTCACGCCGGTCTTCAGCGCCAGCTACAGCGGCCTGTTCAAGACGTTCTTCGACGTCCTGGACAAGGACGCGCTGATCGGGACGCCGGTGCTGCTGGGCGCGACCGCCGGCACGGCGCGGCACTCGCTGGTCGTGGAGTACGCCCTGCGGCCGCTGTTCGCCTACCTGCGGGCGGCGCCGGCGCCCACCGGCGTCTTCGCCGCCTCGGCGGACTGGGCCGGGGGCGGCATCGACCGGTCGCTGGCCGACCGGGTCGAGCGGGCCGCGGGCGAGCTGGCCGGGCTGGTCGCCGGGCGGCCGGCCGGCGTCCGCCCCGCCGACCCGTTCGCCGACCCGGCCACCTCCTTCGAGGAGCTGCTCCGGGGGCAGTGAGCCCGCGCTCGTCGCGGCTGGTGCCGTCGGGCAGGATCCGGGGATGACCCCGCCGACGTGGTTCGCCCCGACGTGGTTCAGCCAGGCCCTGGCCGACGTCCCCGAACACCTCGACGTCGTGGTGGCCGGCGCCCGGGTGCACGCGCGTGCATGGGGCCGCCGGGCGCGCCGGGGGTGGTGCTGGTGCACGGCGGCGCCGCCCACTCGGGCTGGTGGGACCACATCGCCCCTCAACTCGCAGCCCCTCAACTCGCGGCTTCTCAACTCGCAGCCCCTCAACTCGCGGCCCCTCGGCTCACCGGGCACCGGGTGGTCGCCCTGGACCTCTCCGGCCACGGCGACAGCGAGCACCGCACCGACTACGACCCGCTGCTGTGGGCCCGCGAGGTGGTGGCGGTCGGCGCGGCCGCCGGCCTGGACCGGCCGGTGGTGATCGGGCACAGCATGGGCGGCTGGGTGGCGGTCACCGCCGCGGTCGAGCACCCGGCCGACGTCGGCGGGGTCGTGGTCATCGACTCCCCGCTCAACGACGCGCCCCCGGACGAGGCCCGGCTGCGCGAGCGGCGCCGTCCGCACCCGGTGCACCCCACGCTGGAGGCGGCGATGGCGCGGTTCCGCACCCTGCCGCCGCAGGAGGTGTACCTGCCCTTCGTCCGGGACCACGTCGCCCGCGGGTCGCTGCGCGCCGTCGACGGCGGGTGGACCTGGGCGTTCGACCCGGACTTCTTCGGCACCCGGCTGCGCCTGCGCGACCTGCTCCCCCGGCTGCACCGGCCGGCCACCCTGCTCCGCTGCGCGCACGGCCTGGTCACCGCCGCGATGGCCACCGAGATGGCCGGGCTCAGCCCGGGCCCGTTGCCGGTGGTCGAGCTGCCCGACGCCGGGCACCACCCCATGCTCGACCAGCCGCTGGCGCTGGTCGCCGCGCTGCGCACCCAGCTCGCGCTGCGTCCCCCGCCCGCGCGCTGACCACGGGCTGCCACGATGGGCCGGTGACGGTGAGCCCCGTGGAGTTCGTCGAGACGCTGCTGCCCGGCGTCGGTGTCCGGTACGAGCTGACCACCCGGGCCGGCCAGCCGGTCGGCATCGTGGTCCGCCGGGAGGGCTCGGTGGAGCTGGTCTTCTACGACCGGCGCGACCCCGACCAGGCCCGCGAGGTGCTGCAGCTGGACGCCGACGAGGTGGCCGCGGTCGCCGAGGTGCTCGGCGCCCCGCGGGTCACCCAGCGCTTCGCCGACCTCTCCCGGGAGGTGCCGGGGCTGGAGTCCACCCGGGTCACCGTGCCCGCCGGGTCGCCGTACGCCGGGCGACCGATGGGCGACACCCGCGCCCGCACGCTGACCGGCTGCTCGATCGTGGCGCTGGTCCGCGGCAGCGACGTGGTCACCGCGCCCGGGCCGGAGCAGCTGCTCCAGGTGGGCGACGTGCTCGTGGTGATCGGCTCCGGCCCCGGCCTCGCCGCGTTCGCCGCGCTGGTCACCGGCCAGTCCTGAGGCCAGGGCAGTGGAGGACGGCGCGGTGGAGCACGTCGCAGCGCTCCTGGTCGAGCTCGGGCTGCTGTTCCTCGGCCTGTCCGCCCTCGGCCTCCTCGCCCGCCGCCTGGGGCTCTCCCCCATCCCGTTCGTGCTGCTGGCCTCGCTCGCGCTCGGTGAGGGCGGGATCGCCCCGCTGAGCACGGCGGAGCCGTTCCTGGAGGCGGCCGCCGAGATCGGCGTGGTCCTGCTGCTGCTCGCGCTCGGGCTGGAGTTCTCGGCCGCCGAGCTGTTCGGGTCGCTGCGCCGCCACGGCCCGTCCGGGCTGGTCGACCTGCTGCTCAACGCACCACCGGGGTTCGTCGCCGGGCTGCTGCTGGGGCTGCCCTGGCAGGGGGCGCTGGCGATGGCCGGCGTCACCTGGATCTCCTCCTCCGGCATCGTCGCGCGCCTGCTCGGCGACCTGGGCCGGCTGGGCAACCGGGAGACCCCCGCCGTCCTCTCGGTGCTGGTGCTGGAGGACGTCGCCATGGCGCTGTTCCTCCCGCTGCTGGTGGTGGCGCTGGCCGGCGGCGGGCCGCTGCAGGCGGCCGCCGGGATCGCGCTCGCCGGTGGGGCCGTGCTGCTCGTGCTGCTGGCCGCGAGCCGGCACGGGCACCGGCTGGGCCGGGTGCTCGACCACCCGGACGACGAGCAGGTGCTGCTGCGGCTGTTCGGCCTGACCCTGCTGGTCGCCGGCCTGGCACAGGCGCTGGGCGCCTCGGCCGCGGTCGGCGCCTTCCTGGTGGGCATCGCCGTCCCCGCTTCGCTGGCCGACCGGGCCCGCGCGGTGCTCTCCCCGCTGCGTGACCTGTTCGCCGCGACGTTCTTCGTCGCCTTCGGGCTCTCCACCGACCCCGGCGCCCTGCCGCCGGTGCTCCCGGCGGTGCTGCTGCTGGCGCTGGTCACCACCGCCACCAAGCTAGGCACCGGCTGGTTCGCCGCCCGCCGGGACGGCGTCGCGGTGCCCGGCCGGCTGCGCGCCGGGGCCGCCCTGGTGGCCCGCGGGGAGTTCTCCGTGGTGATCGCCGGGCTCGCGGTCACCGCCGGGCTGACCGACGTCGGGCCGCTGGCCACCGGGTACGTGCTGGTGCTGGCGGTGGCCGGCCCGCTGCTCGCCCGCTTCGTCGAGCCGCTGTCCGCCCGGTTCCGGCCCGCCTGAGCTCGGCGATCGCCGGTGGCGGCCTGCGGCGCCGCGAGCAGCGGCGTCACAGGCAGCGGTGCAGTGCACGCCAGAAGGCACCCAGGTCGTCGTCCGGGCCGCCGTACCCGCGGGTGGTCAGCAGCACGGCCACCAGGTCGCGCGCGGGATCGGCCCAGCCGGTGGTCCCGGTGCCACCGTCCCACCCCCAGCCGCCGGGCAGGCCGTCGTCCACCCGCACGCCGATCTGCAGCCCCCAGGACACACCGGCGGGCAGGAAGTCACCGGCGGTCTCCCGCTGCCGCCCGGTCAGCGACGGGGTGGTCAACACGGCGACCGAGCCGGGCGTCAGCACCGGCCCCCCACCGTCGGCGAGCGCCGCGAGGAAGGCCAGCACGTCCCCGGCGGTCGCGACCAGCCCGGCGGCCAGGCCCTCGAACACCGGCGGCCGGGCCGCGATCCCGTCGGCGCCGTCCAGCAGGGCCAGGTCTGCCCCGTCGGGGAGGTAGGCGGCGGTCAGCCGCCGGGCGTCGCGGGCCCGGAAGCCGGTGTCGCGCAGCCCGAGGGGGCCGGTGACCCGCTCGGTGAGCACGGTGCCCAGCGGGCGGCCGGCGGCGCGGGCCAGCAGCACGGAGAGGACGTCGGTGCAGGCGTGGTAGAGCCAGCGCTCCCCCGGCTGGGCGGCCAGCGGCAGCCCGGCGAGCCGGGCCAGGTACTCCTCGGGGTCGAGCTGGGGCGAGAACGGCCCGGCCCCGAGGCCGCGCTCGACGGTCGCCACGTCCAGCGGGCTGCCGTCGAACAGGGCGCCGAAGCCCGCGGTGTTGGTCAGCAGGTCGCGCACGGTGATCTCCCGCGCCGCGGGCACGGTGTCGGTCAGCGGCCCGCCGGGGCGGCGAGCACCCGGAAGCCGGCCAGCTCGGGCAGCCACCGGGTCACCGGGTCGGCCAGTGCGAGCACCCCGTCCTCGGCCAGGGCGAGGGTCAGCACGCCGGCGTAGGGCTTGGACAGCGAGGAGAGCCGGAACAACGAGTCCGCGGTGACCGGGTCCCGGCCACCGCGGACCAGGCAGCCGCCGGTGCGCACCTCGGTGGTGCCGCGGTGCCGGACGGCGGCGGCGTACCCGGGCAGCCGGCCGTCGGCCACCCGCTGCTCGAGCACCGACCACACCGTGACGAAGCGGGACAGCGAGCACATGAGCGGCCTCCTCGGCGACCGGGCGGGTCTCCTGCCCACCCAGACCGCCGTGCCACCCGGAACTCATCGCCCGGGCAGGCTCAGCCCCGGCCGCCCCGGTGCCGCGCGGGGACGCTCTCCACCGGCGCGTCGGCGACCTGGTCGACGCCGAGGTACCGCTCGAAGCCGGGCGGGACGACGACGTCGTCGCGGCAGAGGTCGGCGACCGACTCCCGGCCGAGGCCGACCATCGCCGAGCCGAGGCCGTCACGCATCAGGTCGAGCACGTTCTCCACCCCGGCCTGCCCGTTGGCCGCCAGGCCCCACAGGTAGGCGCGACCGATCATCACCGCCTTCGCGCCCAGCGCGAGGGACTTGGCGACGTCGGAGCCCCGCCGGATGCCGCCGTCGAGCAGCACCTCGACCTGGTCACCGACGGCCTCGGCGATCGCCGGCAGCGCCCGGATGGAGGCGGGCGTGCCGTCGAGGTTGTTGCCGCCGTGGTTGGAGACGGAGATGGCGCTGACCCCGGCGTCGACGGCGCGCTTGGCGTCGTCGACCCGCATGACGCCCTTCAGCATGAACGGCTTGTCGGCCCCCCACAGCTCCCGCAGCCAGGCGACGTCCTCCCAGGTCGGCATCGGCGACTGCATCCACATGCCGTAGGCCTCGAAGAAGGTGGGCGCCGGGTCACCGGGGTTCGCCACCATGTTCGGCACGGTGAGGTCGGGCAGCTTCTTGGTCTTCGCGAACTCCCACAGCCAGGCGGGCTTCAGCGCCACCTGCGGGGCGTAGCGCCGCACCGCCTCCAGGTTGATCCGCTCCGGGATGAACGGGCTGCCCCAGTCCCGGCCGTAGGAGAACGACCAGTCCAGCGTGGCGATCAGCCCGGCCGCCCCGGCCCGGCGCGCCCGCTCGACCTTGGCGGCCATCAGGTCGCGGTCACCGACCCAGTAGAGCTGGAAGAAGGTCTGCGGGTTGGCCGCGATGACCTCCTCCATCGGCTTGCTGGCCATCGACGACAGCCCGATCGCGGTGCCCCGGGCCGCCGCGGCACGGGCGACGGCGACCTCGCCGTCGGGGTTGACCGCCTGCACGCCGGTCGGGCTGATCAGCACCGGCAGCGAGATCTGCTGACCCATCACCGTGGTGGCCGTCTGCCGCCCGTTGGCCAGCCCGGCGGTGTGCGGGGCGAACCCCAGTTCGGCGAAGGCGGCCAGGTTGTCGTCGACGGTCACCCCGCGCTCGGAGCCGGCGACCAGCGCCCCGTAGACGCCCTTCGGCAGGCGGCGCTTCGCCCGCCGCTGCGCCTCGGCCACCGTCTCGAACCACGCGTTCGCCATCTGCGCACTCCCCTGCTGCTCGGACCGGGGACGCCGTCGTCCCCGGGTGCCCGGCGGAGGACCACCGGTGGCACTGAGTGCCAGGCTAGCGAGGAACAGTGGTCCGCGACACACCTCTTCCGCGTGCCGGAGGGGACTGAGCGTCAGGCCGTCCGGATCACCGAGACGTCGAACTCCACCTGGATGCGGTCGCTGACCAGCACGCCACCGGTCTCCAGCACGGCGTTCCAGGTGAGGTCCCAGTCGCTGCGCTTGATCGCCAGCGCTCCCTCGAAGCCGACCCGGGTGTTGCCGAACGGGTCCAGCGCCGAGCCGGTGAGGGTGAAGTCGACGTCGACCGAGCGGGTGACGTCCTTGATGGTCAGGTCGCCGGTGACCCGGTAGACCTCGTCGTCGACCTGCTGCACGGCGGTCGAGTCGAAGCGCATCTCCGGGAACTGCTCGACGTCCAGGAAGTCCGCCGAGCGCAGGTGCGCGTCGCGGTCGGGAGCCCCGGTGTCGATGCTGGCGGTGCGGATGCGCAGCGAGACGCTGCTCGCACCCGGGTCGCCGGTGTCGAGGTGCGCGGTGCCGGCGAAGTCGGTGAACGCGCCGCGCACGGTCGTCACCATCGCGTGCCGCGCACGGACGCCGATGCGGGTGTGCGCGGCGTCGACGACGTAGTCGCCGGTCACGTCCGCCAACGCGGCGGTCGCGGCGTCGAAGTCCGAGGCCGCGGGCTCGGGTGCCCGGTGCTTGCCCACGGTTCAGTCCTCCTGGTCGGGGTGGTCCACCCGGTGATCCTGTCCGATGGGGACGACATTCTGGCAGGGCGGTGCCGGACTCGGCACACCAGGAG from Modestobacter roseus encodes the following:
- the mftD gene encoding pre-mycofactocin synthase MftD (MftD, an enzyme found in the mycofactocin biosynthesis locus, performs an oxidative deamination of 3-amino-5-[(p-hydroxyphenyl)methyl]-4,4-dimethyl-2-pyrrolidinone (AHDP). The resulting compound, now called pre-mycofactocin (PMFT), is a biologically active redox cofactor that can oxidize the non-exchangeable NADH of TIGR03971 family SDR-type oxidoreductases.), which translates into the protein MANAWFETVAEAQRRAKRRLPKGVYGALVAGSERGVTVDDNLAAFAELGFAPHTAGLANGRQTATTVMGQQISLPVLISPTGVQAVNPDGEVAVARAAAARGTAIGLSSMASKPMEEVIAANPQTFFQLYWVGDRDLMAAKVERARRAGAAGLIATLDWSFSYGRDWGSPFIPERINLEAVRRYAPQVALKPAWLWEFAKTKKLPDLTVPNMVANPGDPAPTFFEAYGMWMQSPMPTWEDVAWLRELWGADKPFMLKGVMRVDDAKRAVDAGVSAISVSNHGGNNLDGTPASIRALPAIAEAVGDQVEVLLDGGIRRGSDVAKSLALGAKAVMIGRAYLWGLAANGQAGVENVLDLMRDGLGSAMVGLGRESVADLCRDDVVVPPGFERYLGVDQVADAPVESVPARHRGGRG
- a CDS encoding YceI family protein; amino-acid sequence: MGKHRAPEPAASDFDAATAALADVTGDYVVDAAHTRIGVRARHAMVTTVRGAFTDFAGTAHLDTGDPGASSVSLRIRTASIDTGAPDRDAHLRSADFLDVEQFPEMRFDSTAVQQVDDEVYRVTGDLTIKDVTRSVDVDFTLTGSALDPFGNTRVGFEGALAIKRSDWDLTWNAVLETGGVLVSDRIQVEFDVSVIRTA